The following are encoded in a window of Amphibacillus xylanus NBRC 15112 genomic DNA:
- the hslU gene encoding ATP-dependent protease ATPase subunit HslU, with amino-acid sequence MSSTLTPKQIVNELNRYIVGQNQAKKSVAIALRNRYRRMKLDPEIRDEVVPKNILMIGPTGVGKTEIARRLAKLVGAPFVKVEATKFTEVGYVGRDVESMIRDLVEMAIRMVKQNKMQEVESRAEQLANQELVNLLVPIAKKQQNQMKNPFEFFFQQTDDQSQAEDQPQINEEKLKKRKQVEHKLALGELEDTIVTVEVEEHQHSMFDMMQGAGMEQMGLNMQDMFGQLMPKRVKKRKLPVSEARKILIQQEAQKLIDMDEVIQLALNLVEQSGIIFIDEIDKVAGKSEGHVDVSREGVQRDILPIIEGSTVTTKYGAVKTDHILFIAAGAFHMAKPSDLIPELQGRFPIRVELEKLSVEDFKRILSEPSNALLKQYQALLKTEDIDVVFSEGAITRIAEIAYEVNQETDNIGARRLHTILEKLLEDLLFEAEDITMPTIEITPQYVDEKLKSVVKNRDLSQYIL; translated from the coding sequence TTGAGTTCTACACTTACACCTAAACAAATTGTTAATGAGTTAAACCGATATATTGTCGGTCAAAATCAAGCAAAGAAATCAGTTGCAATTGCTTTAAGAAATCGTTATCGTCGGATGAAACTTGATCCCGAAATACGAGATGAAGTTGTGCCAAAGAATATTTTAATGATTGGACCTACCGGAGTGGGTAAAACAGAGATAGCTAGACGATTAGCAAAATTAGTCGGTGCGCCCTTTGTAAAGGTCGAAGCGACTAAATTTACTGAAGTTGGTTATGTCGGGCGAGACGTTGAGTCCATGATTAGAGATTTAGTTGAAATGGCTATCCGCATGGTAAAGCAAAATAAAATGCAAGAAGTTGAATCAAGAGCAGAACAACTAGCTAATCAAGAGTTAGTTAATTTGCTTGTTCCGATTGCGAAAAAACAACAAAATCAAATGAAAAATCCGTTTGAATTTTTCTTTCAACAAACTGATGATCAATCACAGGCTGAAGACCAGCCCCAAATAAATGAAGAAAAACTAAAAAAACGCAAACAAGTCGAACACAAGCTTGCACTAGGTGAATTAGAAGATACGATTGTAACGGTAGAGGTTGAAGAACATCAGCATTCAATGTTTGATATGATGCAAGGTGCCGGAATGGAACAAATGGGATTAAACATGCAAGACATGTTTGGTCAACTCATGCCGAAACGAGTTAAGAAAAGAAAATTACCTGTTAGTGAAGCGAGAAAAATTTTAATTCAACAAGAAGCACAAAAGCTAATCGATATGGATGAAGTCATTCAATTGGCATTGAATTTAGTTGAACAGTCAGGAATTATCTTTATTGATGAAATTGATAAGGTTGCAGGTAAGAGTGAAGGACATGTTGACGTCTCAAGAGAAGGTGTTCAACGTGATATCTTACCGATTATTGAAGGATCTACAGTAACGACAAAATATGGAGCGGTTAAAACAGATCATATTCTGTTTATCGCTGCAGGTGCTTTTCATATGGCTAAACCCTCGGATCTAATCCCAGAATTGCAAGGTCGATTTCCAATTAGAGTTGAGTTAGAGAAGCTATCTGTTGAAGATTTTAAACGTATTTTATCAGAGCCTTCAAATGCTCTATTAAAACAGTATCAAGCGTTATTAAAGACTGAAGATATTGATGTCGTATTTTCAGAAGGTGCGATAACGAGAATTGCTGAAATTGCCTATGAAGTCAATCAAGAAACAGATAATATTGGTGCACGACGTCTACACACAATATTAGAAAAATTACTTGAAGATCTATTATTTGAGGCAGAAGATATTACGATGCCAACGATTGAAATTACGCCACAGTATGTCGATGAAAAGCTAAAGAGCGTCGTAAAAAACAGAGATTTAAGTCAATATATTTTATAA
- the hslV gene encoding ATP-dependent protease subunit HslV produces the protein MKTEFHATTIFAIRHNGQCAMSGDGQVTMGNAVVMKHKARKVRKLFNGQVLAGFAGSVADAFTLYEKFEAKLETFNGNLERSAVELAKEWRSDKMLRQLEALLIVMNKQTMLLISGTGEVIEPDDGILAIGSGGNYALAAGRALKRYSPEKSASEIARSALEIASELCVYTNDQIILEVLED, from the coding sequence ATGAAGACAGAATTCCACGCGACAACGATATTTGCCATTCGACATAATGGTCAATGTGCTATGAGTGGCGATGGTCAAGTAACGATGGGAAATGCAGTTGTTATGAAACATAAAGCAAGAAAAGTCCGCAAACTTTTTAATGGACAGGTGTTAGCAGGCTTTGCTGGATCAGTAGCTGATGCCTTTACACTATATGAAAAATTCGAAGCAAAACTTGAAACTTTTAATGGCAATTTAGAGCGATCAGCTGTAGAATTAGCTAAGGAATGGCGAAGCGATAAAATGCTACGTCAACTAGAAGCATTATTAATTGTAATGAATAAGCAGACGATGCTACTAATTTCAGGTACAGGTGAAGTAATTGAGCCTGATGATGGTATACTAGCAATCGGATCTGGTGGTAATTATGCGTTAGCAGCTGGTAGAGCATTAAAACGATATAGTCCGGAAAAGTCTGCAAGTGAAATTGCTCGTTCAGCTTTAGAGATTGCTAGTGAATTATGTGTATACACAAATGATCAAATCATACTTGAAGTGTTAGAAGATTAA
- the xerC gene encoding tyrosine recombinase XerC — translation MDNNQLQEQFSLYLKIEKNVSQYTLKYYNQDIDDFNEFLNLEQIEYFSDVDDRTVRYFLTHLYQKKLSRRSVARKISSLRTFYKYLEREKITISNPFLAISLPKTQQSLPHFLYKEELQELFKVSDITTPLGQRNQALLELLYATGIRVSECVNLTIDAIDFSMQTILVMGKGRKERYIPFGSFAHDALKLYINEGREVLVKKNKMGTDYLFLNSNGKQVTTRGIRYILNKIVSDAAISIHVHPHALRHTFATHLLNAGADLRSVQELLGHDHLSSTQVYTHVTKDRLKDVYMKAHPRAKS, via the coding sequence ATGGACAACAATCAACTTCAAGAACAATTTAGCCTGTATTTAAAAATTGAAAAAAATGTCTCACAATATACGTTGAAATATTATAATCAAGATATTGATGACTTTAATGAATTTTTAAATTTAGAACAAATCGAATATTTTTCTGATGTAGATGATCGAACTGTACGTTATTTTTTAACCCATCTTTATCAGAAGAAACTAAGTAGAAGAAGTGTTGCCCGTAAAATTTCTAGCTTAAGGACGTTTTATAAATACCTTGAGCGAGAAAAAATAACAATAAGCAACCCTTTTTTAGCGATTTCTTTACCAAAAACCCAGCAATCATTACCTCACTTTTTGTATAAAGAAGAACTTCAAGAATTGTTTAAAGTAAGTGACATCACAACGCCACTTGGCCAACGTAATCAAGCGTTGCTAGAGCTGTTGTATGCAACAGGTATACGTGTTAGTGAGTGTGTTAATTTAACAATTGATGCGATTGATTTTTCAATGCAAACAATACTTGTAATGGGAAAGGGTCGAAAGGAACGTTATATTCCATTCGGTTCATTCGCACACGATGCGTTAAAACTTTATATTAATGAAGGAAGAGAAGTTTTAGTTAAGAAAAATAAGATGGGAACTGATTATCTTTTTCTAAATTCAAATGGAAAACAAGTGACAACACGTGGTATTCGTTATATCTTGAACAAAATAGTGAGTGATGCAGCTATTTCAATCCACGTTCATCCTCATGCTTTACGCCACACATTTGCCACACATTTGTTAAACGCAGGTGCGGATTTAAGAAGTGTTCAAGAACTGTTAGGACATGATCATCTATCCTCAACGCAAGTTTATACACACGTAACAAAAGATCGTCTGAAGGATGTGTATATGAAAGCGCATCCAAGAGCGAAGTCATAA